aaatgtgaatttttGTGGAATGGCACAATATTTATCTCAGGTTTTACAATAAGTATCTCTACTccttaaagtctccccacttctccctaatttgactggtgggagaagtgacttctccccaAAAAATCAGTCTTGTGAGAGCCCTGGTGACAACAACCCGAGATGTTAAAGAAAGTGTctgaagtgaaaatgaacaagaaagaaGAATCAAGAGTATTCTGTAGGGATATTACTACAATATgtgcatgaacatgcatgtactttgataaggtacatggtcgttttacaacaatacaaagctaatattttgcgcattgTTTTCCAATTTAAGAAAGCACCATGCCCTTATtttggcccaccctgccctttttttggcccaccctgccctttttttggcccaccctgccctttttaattccTGGTTAAAACACTACCGTTTAAGTGACAAATTAACATGTATCATGTATTAAAAAAGCACAAATATAGCAATTAGAACCATGCAATGAGAACagcaatttattttgtcaaattcaCAAGGAGACCATAGGCGACAACAAGCCATTCGGCATACCcgaaaaattcaataaaacaacaactcatTTGTTCACAACTGAATTGCCGGGGacgtagtccaaataattgtacgttgacggatctTTTTTTCAGCCAAATCAACCAACTCCTAAGTGGTCACACCCGGCTAAAAGATCACTGGGCAAAACAGACACCAGACCAAACAGACAACTGTTGCAGTGTCTGCCAAGTTCCTGAAACCATAGACCACTTCTTATTCCACTGTAAAAAGTATGATGAAGCTAGAAGAGGACTGGAAGAAAGAACTATGCAAATACTATACAGATATTGCATACCCAAAGCAGCAATTACGTTGGGGTTATTAGCGGGTGAAATAGAAGAAATAACGAATACCTGTGCGAAAGAAGAACTGATGGATTCATTAAGCTTATATCTGTCAGAAACAAACAggctataaatatttaattttataaaaaataacaaaaaataattcctttttaaaaaacacacaactttCCAAAATTCGATgagtccaaaaaaaaaaaagtaacaagagTACAAGTACATAGAATAAAGCACAAAGATGATATCGGCAAAAATATTCGATATAGTACATCGAGACCATAGGCGACGACGACGCCATAATtcgacaaacaacaacaacaattttagATTGTGTTCACTGTTCACTACCTTTTTcagtaattatgtttttatctgtctacttatttacaaaaacagcgataaacaatattgatgatatcaagaaatattactactgtattaaaacatttaaatttattttaacacaaatCGAATACTGAATTTCGGATATCAAACTGACGTTCGGATAGCGTTTTCAAGTACTAATATAACAGACGTACTTGCAGTACCTTCGACTAAACTCATGGTTTGTGAAGATAATTTGTGGTTCTCGTTGAACTCTTTGAAGATTTCATTGGCATAATATTCCAATATCCATTCATTTACTTTCAACTGTgccgccattttgaaaataCCACAACCACAACCCTATTGAACCACGTAGAGTCAAAACGGTAATCGGAAACGGCCATTGGTTTTATAAATTGACGCAAACTCTTAGAATGGTACCCTACATTActtttcatacaaaaatatattggaGGAAAGAGAAAGGGGGTACCAGTCTACAAAGTCTGGCATGTACAACTCCCATATTTACTCTTACCAATCACTAATATAGTGTAAACTATAGAATAACGAACTTATGAAGATAAAAAGGGGATTTCATTGGTCATCTAGGTTTCTACACTCTAATCTTTATCCAGCAAGCTACGAACAAAAGCGAACAGTAGTTCTACATACGTTCAGTTAAGCCCTAAATTATTTAGTGACGGCCATGAAGCGTTTTAATTTGTACGCTTGTACACCTGAACGTTTTGTCGACATTTGGACGTCTTTCTTTTGATAGTTTGTTCTCAGATGTTATGCGGGATGTAATCTGGTGGGTGTTAATTATTGTCCCATATCATGGCATCAGGAAATTTTTAAGGAATACAGCAGAGAAATAGACATTTTAAGTACCTTCTTCATTTACCGAGTGCAAACAATAAGTGAAATTACgacaaacattaaaaagtaatcCTTATACTTCAATTGCTATTCCTGATTTCGATGCACCAGAATCAATTCCACCCGGGCGTATACTTTCGTATGTTTTGGTTCGCCCCTAGTATTGAAAATTTTGTTTTCAccaaagaatattttaaaagtccTGTATTTATAAAATCTGATCATTCGGTGTCATTTTTTCCCAATATAGTGAGGATAATACATCCATGATCAATGACATATAAAGGTTTATATGTTTGTGATACaagtacattgtacatgtagctATTATTTTAGTGTGAATATTTAGAATAATGTACATGATGTCACAAATTTAGTGTGTTTAACCTGAAAaaacatcaatcaatcaatcaatcaatcaatcaatcaatcaatcaaccaatcaatcaatcaatcaatcaatcaatcaatcaaccaatcaatcaatcaatcaatcaatcaatcaatcaatcagttaATCAAGTTTAATTTATTGTATAGCGTCACATGATTACAGCGTGCAAATGAGTGTTTTTAACCATCAAATCGACGTGCAAACACTTTGATTTATAAATTTTTCTTTAGCAAATACTAACAACGACTATATATATTGCCAACGCTCGACCAACAATTGCTACATTTTCACTCTGCTTACAACGCCTTCAACCATTGATCCAAACAAACAGTGGCAATTTGATCAAGGCGATCAATCGATTATCGATCACTTGAGTACCCACAACTGTCACAAGAGCGAACAAGTGATTGCTTCACGGCTAAACAATGTTTGTGGAGGGCTGGAGAATGTATTATCAATGTTTAAGTGTAGATTAGAGGAGTTATGGAATAAAGTGAGTATGTCTGcacaaaatatatgaattatgaCAGTTATAACTAAGCTCTAGGTATTGTTTTTGTCTAtactttaaagaaaaataagtatttcttttatatttctgCTTAACTTTCTGCCGATGTTCTGTGACTGAATCATCAAGAGTGAGTGTTATAAACTGAGTTTTGTTCCGTTTATTTCTTGTGCATTTTCGACTTTGGTTACGGCAATGTGATTACTGGCTTACGTTTGAtcgaaaatttaaacaaagattttaCAAAGCATGTATATTTGACAAGATGCCGTTTAAATACTAGTTGTATTTTCAGTTTAACTCGGGTTAAGACCACGTGGCATTGTTCTTCTGTCAAATATAACAAACGCTTAACAAATAAAGGCAACCAAAGCTGTTCTGCACATATATAAAGAGATTAAAGCTGTGTAAAGAAACTTAAGAAAGGTTTGCTTCAACGATGACATTCGCACAAAGAAGCAttctatttctattttattttagatcGATATTTAAACCGCAATGCATTTAATACTGAACTATTTTCAAAAgagaaatatgtttgtattgtccGAAAACAAAAGTATATAAGCATGCATTAATTTCCAAATCCCACATGTCGTCGGGGcatttaacttttgttttatttcaaagcgGAGTTCGATGGGAATTGaacttttttgtcattattaacTTATAATCAGCAaagttttgttaacttttaaacgtatattttatatataacaagAATTTTCAAACTGGGACATGCTCTGAGTTTTGTAGACTGGTTGGTGTAGGGTTGGACATGGCCTATCCTGTTCTAAGCCAAGGATAATTGTGAACTTTGAGACGTTATTCGAACGTGGGAAAAGAACGTCTGAATGTCGAATTGGTTggatattttgtcaatatctcATTTACATCAATCAATTATGGAATAATCAGCTTGCGTCTTTGTGCAAATTTGTTCACAAATTAATAATCAATGTATtctgtttaatattaaataaggTATCGATAACCATTTTGCTATAAACTGATTTAGCAGACAGTGTTAACAGACATCAGCGTAATCATCTCGGAGTGAAACAAAGGTTTTCAACGGTCacagaaatgcatttatatggAAATCCAAAAGATATGGACGATGGCTTAATTTGTATGAAAATCGCAGACAAGGCATTTTTACGATCATATTTTTATCACGTCAGACAGGCAGACGCTCGATAAAGACCTGTCCCATAGAGGGTTACATTACGACATTATGGTGCACGGGAACAGCGAACGGATGCACGTGCTCGTGGGTCACGTGCTAGAAGGTTCGCAGAACCACGCTCTGGAGGAACTAGGCAAAGCAGCCGACATTCTAGACACGCAAATAACAATAGGTAAACCTACTAGAGATCTAAATCTTTAAATTGTGCAAaacatattagcgatattttggcacTTTTTAAACTGGAAAATTTGAGGGCAAGGTGCTATTAAATGGAAACCCCATTTTTAAAGGCTAATACTGTTTTTACTGTGTACAAATCGTAATCTTTTTATTCTGATCATTTAAGAAACAtcagttaaacatgataatgcattaaaataaaatgtgtaaactTATATTGTGCTCCTTTAAAAAGGTGTTTATATAGGATTAAAATCAATGCCGTTTATCGATTCTGGAGTCcaaattaaacaacaaaatccTGGCTTcgatatcataaatatttttttgatcaTAAATTTGACGcctatttattcataaaatattttcagagtGTACAAGTCTTACGAATCACTGTGTTTGCGCGGAAAATGTCGAATACCTCCGGAAACCCGACCACATACTGCAGTGTATCCGGAAGGGTAAATGCTTCCACTGCCAGCGGTACAGGTGTATGGACCGGAAGTATGAAACAGTGACCGCCTCTACATCGCTGCTGCACCTTGCAGCCGCATCCGGGAGGTTCGAAGTGTTCCGATTCCTGCACAGATCCGGGGGCGACCTAGAATCCACTTCCGGTCTGTTCCAGCTGCGCTCAATCCACCTGGCGATAATCCACGGGCATTTTAACATCTTCTGTTATCTGCTTAGCCAGAAGGTACGTGTTTCAAACATCCTGCTCATTGCTGGTTGTTGCAACGGACGTTTTATGCATTtggaactccttggccatttcccatcgaaaacaacctcggatatatgccgGTACATTACAATTTAGTAGAAGTAATTCGTgattttttgaataattgtattaaataattgtagtttttacatatatgttgtatatctaagtttaaattgattgccgaTGAAAcgaatttttgcataaataattaagattcccaataATCACTGAGTTTAaatgcttaattgaaattactacgcgatttacttgtaaatattttgacattgtaaaccgtccatccgaagttgttttcgatggaaactAGCCGAGGATATCCGAATATTTTTTAACGTTCTTGATTTTGCAACTTTTTATTTCGAAAACACTTAATATCTAGATGAAATTCATCTCTGAATTTGCAGGCCGTAGCTTGTAgaaccttttaaaaataaacacgcACATTTTTTAGGTTGGCGTGAACGCACCGTTACTAACGCACGGTACGACGTTGACTCCGCTAATGTTGGCCGTACAGCACCGCAGAATGGACATGGTGAACCACCTGCTCATGgtccgtgaccttgacctctgctACCGGAACTCCCTCCGCCAATCGCCCGTCCTATTCGCCGTCCGCAATAACGACATCGATCTCGTCAACCTGCTACTGAGCGCTGAGGAGGCCCGCAACGGCCGTGCCCATGACAGCGACGGCAGGAGATCCATGTGTCCGGAGGAGCTGCAGCATCCCTGTGCCATGCTCGAGACTATCAAACGAGGTACGCTATTTCATTAATAACGAGATAAGCATCCCAttacaggcgcgtagctgcctatacgcgagtacgacaaatttttttaatcatccaaagttgcagtatgcgtacctGACTACATGCTCctaaactgtccattttccagtaccaCATAAAGCACCAatgaacgcccagaatgcaccggATTGcaccatgtttttcaaaaagGGCATGCCGCCGGATCCCGgctagcacaattatgaatccataTGAATAGAGAGCTAGCTACGCCCGTGCATTATAGCAACGCACCCTAAACtaaatattgtctttatcaATAGATACCTGGAATATCGTgattccttaaatatatataagtgttaagttatgttttattatatttcattaatagaCTGATTCATTTGAACGAGTCCAGTACTTTCTGAAAACGCTTTAACGACGTCCATATTAACTTTCAGACAACGACACCGTCCTCAAGGCGTTACTAGACGGTGGCTGTGAAGCGGACTTTATCTTCCAGGGGTATTACAGCCAAACATCAGCTTTAATCCTGGCGTCCATTCATAACTCATACAAGTGCTTAGAACTTCTAGTGGAATACGGTGCAGATATACAGTTGAACCTCGGCGGAACAGCCTTACATTGGGCCCAGCAACTGGACTGGCCAGAGAGTGTGAATGTCCTCCACAACGCCCAGTTCAAACACATTCTAGCTGGGTTGGAGAGTGACGATGATTTAAACTCTAGTGGCTCTGAATCTACAAATGTTGACGACGAAGCCGACAGTGTTGATGGCGGGGAATCAGTCCGCAAAAACAGTGTTCATGAAATAGACACAAACTTGAGTCCGCTCTTATCAATATGGTACTTCGTGCAATGGCTGGACGTAAGTGAACCGATACAGAAAATGGTGGGAAAAGGCCATGATGTGAATGTTCAGGATCGCTACGGACGAACTGGACTACACTTGGCTGTTGACGACCAAAATGTCCCGGCTTTACGGACTTTACTGAGTCTTGGTGCTGATTGTAATATTCCCGACTCATGTGGGGCAACGCCTTTCTGGCACGCCGTTTACTGGAACAAAGAAAGCATGATCAAAGAGCTTATGTTCGCTAATGTTGTCACGGAGTGCAGAGCTCACAAAGACGCCGGTAAATTCCGGCTTCCGTATTTGGAAGGATTAAACCCCGACCCTGGTTGTTGTACAGTTTCTACACTCAGTGTTgctgttaaaaaaaactttccttTCATCGTACACCTACTCCTTGAAGCAGGATATAAAACAGCATCAGAAGACATGGAGGAATTAATCAGCATCGCTAAACCGGAATCCAAAGCCATCCTTACAGATTATTCTAGTCAGCCCCGGAGCTTGTTCGCGCATGCTCGCAACTACGTGCGTGACACGTGCGGTCGGAACATTCATCGTCTCGTGCGAGACGTCGACCTGCCCTTCCGCGCGAGAGATTGTCTTCTCCTGAGGGACTTGTTCGACCTCAAAATAGAACCGGATTTTTGACAAACTCCTTTTGGATGAATTCATTACAGTTAACAGTATTTTTAGTCTGAACGAtagcattttgtatttttcagaattattttaGTACCAAGAGTTTTTAAAGAGTTCCTGAAGTTTCTAATCGTTTACCAGATAAAcagcctcggatgtatatggacggtttacaatgtcagaaatctttacattttactacaCTCGAAGTAGATCGCGTTGTAATCAATTATCAGTTTAACTTCATGacttactcttgggaatcttaataacatatacaataatacactttagcggtaatcaatttaaacttaataattatacaaaatacacgttaaaacacaagtgtttattaatactattacatatttttttacgaactacttctactgatgtaccggcattcatccgaggttgttttcgatggaaaaggaccaaggtgttccgaatgtGATGTCATAGAACGATGAATGATGTCACTGCACGATGATCGTTTACAAATGTTAGTAAATTACAAACTGCAGTGTTTTTAGTGTTCTACCTTGACAATATTATACAACGGAATCAGATTTTGTATTATTGCTACTTTAACTAGTATTAATTGTTTATTCGTGTCAGTAATATTCAGTATTCAATACAAAAGCTCAGAGTTTCCTCCCTGTCGTTTTTCTATTTCCAAATGACTGCTTCAACATTAACTCTGATTGATCGATGAGCGTACTTCAAAAGTTGTGAGGGGAAAGCCAGTGATCGGAattcattaaagtgacactctggcttaaaatcaatacatacacatgtataacaaacataaattatgagtgatacacctttaactacttactaaataatgcatttattgaatgaaccaataactgataacaagattgtaaccgtgtatttaatagctgcgagtcctaaaagatttacagtgatcataTATCGCCTCAacaggtagaaataccgtgttttgtgcacctttctttcaaattaaaaaggtatcctttataagaaccattgatttcgatatttattcatccttttacgtttaattaaaacaatcatcTCATTttggagtaaaagtgcatctttaagttaaGTTTAAATAACGGATTCTGAACTACTGTAGTAATAATGCTAATACAAGTTTATGGTCTAATTTTGTCGGTGATGTCAAATGACACTTGCGAAGGACCTTTTCCCGTAGAACAGCTTGATTGTTGCCTTTATCATGTAAATCAAATATACCAGTATGATTAATTCaagttttgtgaggtaaaattacgttgacaactaacaaattttctcgattttttgtccggtatccggaattccggggttccggttttgtagggatctttttacattgaaaatagaaggggaaaaccgggactctgaaaaaagtccggtatcccgaggattccggttttgtggagttccggtttagtgagtttctactGTACTACTTTTTACTAAAAACTTGACGGTGTTCGCGTatctttttaaagaataaaaaccACTGCCTACGAATGACATGCTGTCGTTTTTACAGCTTTAGTTTATTAAGTTGTTCATGGTTATAAGAAAGAGAAAGTAACTTTTATTTGATCACTTCATATttattcgtttatttttatgactctCTGTTTCTAACTAgattgcatttttgaaaaagcgcttgtctcccctattgtgtggtcgtagctgagaaaaaataaatgatggacaggaaatttgtaattttggactggagacgaaccaacagtgaagtttggtttatttaccagtattaaatagtgaagagaagaaagtgttgttgattaatcttggaaaatgtaaacgaagtttgtattgtatgaagttcctgggcgcaagtgAATCAATTATTgaccggaaaccatttttcagctcaaggtcattgtgacattgacctttgacctactttaTCTACATGAGCAACttgcatacaaagtatgaagttcctgggtgcaagcgttctttagttactgggtggtaaccgtttcttcacctcaaggtcacggtgaccttgacctttgacctactgatctaaAAATCAgaaggagtcatctactagtcatgaccaactagcatactaagtataaagttcctgtgtacaagcgttctttagtaaTTGAAAAGAAACCATTTtcaagcttaaggtcaccgccaacattgcggtttttacctgaaggtaaccgcgaccttgacctttgatctcaaaatcaataggggtcatctactagtcatgaacaactagcataccaagtatgaagttcctagaCTCAAAAGATATTTAGTCTTTGAGCGGAAACCGGTTTTTCACCTCCAGTttactgcgaccttgacctttgacctactgatcacaaaatcaataggggtcatctactagtcatgaccaaccagcataccaagtatgaagttcctgggtttAAGCGTTCTATAGTTAGTGAGTGGAAACGAAGTATGACGTACGGACTGACTGACgaacagggcaaaaacaatacgtctccccatgaatgggggaagacataaaaataatcatcagagaacacaaaacaaacaaaacaattcatatTTTTCTCTTCAGTTTATTGTCATCTTATCAACAGGATTAAAGACCAATAATTTGACAGATGTTCGAAACAATCACTGTTATATACGTTGTTATAGGGAATacaagtttttaaaattattttttttaccaaaggTATACGAGAATCAttgaaaatcattatatttcaaCCATTGAAAGATGACATAAGCGACCCAAATTAGGTCAAAATGAGTTTACATTAACAGATCCAGACAAACGCAGAACTCTTGCTGcagatttcttaaaaaaacacccATAACTTCCATGAAAACCATTACTAGTAcctcattttaaaatactacCAATTgctttaaagattttattacGTGAGTTTGTCTGGATTTGTTCATAGATGGCACTGAGCTGGATTCCAGCTCTTTCCCCAAATTTCACATCCATAAAACATATCTCTGTTGACAGCGAATCTTAATTTAGAAAATCCTTAGTAATAACAAAAAAGTGGTTTGCATAGAGCTTTTAACTGAAAATGTCAATCTCAGAACCTTTTTGAATGAGTAATCACTGTTTTATTTGGTTCGCTGTCAACAGAAATGTTAGCAATTTTGCAGATCTATCTGAGCCTTTAAAAAAGCTTGTTCATGTGACCAGGGtttttatgtcgaaaaaaagttTGAAGTGTTTTGTCCAAGATACACAGACCAGTTGGGTTAACTATTCTGATTTCAGTACTTGCACATGTTTCTGTGCTATTCGATGATTTAATCATACACCGTGATATAACAACAGATAGAGCATGGTCACATTTTGAACAAGcttttttcctaaaaaatacactcttgaacattttcaagATAGTTAACATGGAGGTAGACACGTTAACAAAGTTTCTAAGCAATAACAATTTTCTACCCTCCCATTCTtagtattttctatttttatcgaAGGGAGACAACTTTTACTGCAAATGATACCACATATTATGTACTTTAATTTGTCTCTTCAGGAAATGCAAACTAATAAACAAAAGTTTACTTCAACAAAATGGACTTTCAAGTATTAACATGTCCGTCTAACTTCTgaataaaagtcaaaataagAAGACGTTTCCTTTCTCAACAATTATCCTCACAGACCAGTAAGATTAATTTCCATAACCTGGCATACAGTATCAAATGCAATATGAAAAAGgtgtttttccatttttttttacatttcatattaaacacaacaacaaacatggAGTCTGTATCCAGCAAGTCAATAGGGATGATAAGAGGCTGAAAATTCAAGTAGTGAAAAGTTTGAGAATGACGGGTCAAGAAGCCATATCAAAAAAGCTTCTTAGTGAAAATTTTCActcttatttttttccatattttaaaccaatattttaaataccctctatttttcaacaaaattactcatatgcctttttaaaaaaaaaaatcacacttttttttatacttaagtgtAAAAACTTTGTTAGTCTTCTAAAATTTCAActtagaatttttttattttttttctcactaatttgaaaattttcactagaatgttttatgaatatggccCCAGGCCAAATGCAGGGCAAAGACGCAATGACCTCATTTCAAAGCCATTTAAATGCAATTCATCGTACAACATCTTatgtttttgatgcaaatttccagcaaaaaaacaattataagaaATGTACGCTAGTCTGAAATTGAAATCTCCTAATCTCCATTTTCAGGACAAATCCTAAATTTTATCATCCCTAGTTAGGACCACAGACTTaacatatatacacaatgtGTAATGTTCTATAACCAACATATGTTTCACTTCACTCCACCAATCAAAAAAAACATGtggatttttaaaatgtctCTTCAAAGCTTTCTTTTCCATATCTGTAAGTCACTAAAGTTTATTAATGCCTGCTAATCATAACTTGAATCTACATAAGCTTTATTTACTTATGCGAATAAGAACagaattgaaagaaaaaaataacacttaaaaaTTAGAAtgaactaaaaaaatatataataaaagcgAAAACCATTTTCTCCCAAACTTTAAgcttaaaagatttaaaaaaatatatatgtaccagtgaaacaaatactttttttaagtgactatttctttttttaactacAGATATATCTGGAGTAAAAAATCTTAGCTTAAGCTTGATAATTGAAACATTGAATTATTAATGTATAACAAGTTCATGTTACtataacaacatatatatatatatatatatatatatatatataacaacaaatacccctatagttttaattaaattaacacCATTACAGCGTTAATACTGAAGCCTACATTTGGTAACATATAATAGTAGGCTTTCATATATTAAGGGTATTGCTGgctaacaatatattttatacaccGTAACACACAGCAAACCAGACTATAGGACCATTCCTAAGATCCAAACCTCTTACACCAAGAAAATAatgtaagaaaacataaatattttatgtatgtttcttTAACGAAGTCCTTAAACAAATAGGGTTAATCTTATAAACAATCGTACGATCAACTATCCTAAAATCAAGATTTCACGTCTTTAATTTAGTAGGCGTCACATGTTAAATTTTAAGTTTACTTGCAAAAACATGTGCACTATGCCTTAACTGACCAAAGAagcttttatttttgaaatagaaatacTCAGgtatattaatttgaatatgcTATCATTCAATAGTAGCAATGTTAAGATAGCCCCATACCTCACACACGTGTTAAACTATTTTAGATGGTGCACTAAaaagatctgattttttttttgatttcaCAAGCATCCCTCTAATAAGAGCAGTTGTATAAATACAACAAGACTTAAATTTCAATGACCTGACCCTACTCAGCTCTGTAATAAAATTCTTCGTATAGATTTGGTATAGATTTGGCAATATTCCCGTATAACCTAACTCTTGTTCTATAGCTCAAAAAAATTTTAGTCTGAGCTTTACCACAGAAGTTCAAGTCAGGTTTACTACAAATCCATACACTCGAAAATGTGAATATTggaaataatatgaataaatgaatgaccTCTGTTAAGTATAAACGAAAACCTTGTTTCAAGGTTTCCTTAATGTTTATATGTGgtattgtttgatgttttactacaaaagatgaatgaaactttaatgaagaataataaaaatttaaatacattttgtacgCATGTTTTGGTATGATGACACATTGACAATCATTCTATCTGCATAGTTTTGgataaatacacaattatttttacaaaatgatacaTACACATTACCTAGCTTAATACTAAAAGTTACAGTCATAATATAGATTTTGgtgtatttatcattttgatttttcttaaaattactCTTCATGTATCTGTAAACATCCTAATTTATGAACAATCAAAAAATTCCAATCAACAATATCTACCTTCTTCCTTATGTGATTTTCTTTGACTAGAAAGCACAATGTGTAAAGGAAATCACAATCAAGCCACACcaatgaatttaatattttgttctaCAGACTTTGGACACAGAAAATTGGAGCTAccgaacaaaataaaaatgtttttccatTTTGCATAGAAACAGgtgaaagtgaaaaaaataatttctataaaattaatattgagAAAGATAATCCTAAACAATCACAACATTATTCACCCTATTGAATGCATGTTAAAGAAAATACTCTGCAACATATTCATTTCATATACCAGTTTCAGTCTTCCGGAAGTTGTCACAGAAACAATTTAATACGATTTTCTTTGCTTGATATAACATGATTTAACCAGAAAGCTTTATAAggcattttttcacaaaaaaaacattgtttagcAATGTTTAGCATTTTTGATCTATTTTTGGGGTGAAAAAAGAAACcgtaaatgaaatatatatattttttctttttagacGTTTCT
The Mya arenaria isolate MELC-2E11 chromosome 12, ASM2691426v1 DNA segment above includes these coding regions:
- the LOC128211897 gene encoding serine/threonine-protein phosphatase 6 regulatory ankyrin repeat subunit B-like → MVHGNSERMHVLVGHVLEGSQNHALEELGKAADILDTQITIECTSLTNHCVCAENVEYLRKPDHILQCIRKGKCFHCQRYRCMDRKYETVTASTSLLHLAAASGRFEVFRFLHRSGGDLESTSGLFQLRSIHLAIIHGHFNIFCYLLSQKVGVNAPLLTHGTTLTPLMLAVQHRRMDMVNHLLMVRDLDLCYRNSLRQSPVLFAVRNNDIDLVNLLLSAEEARNGRAHDSDGRRSMCPEELQHPCAMLETIKRDNDTVLKALLDGGCEADFIFQGYYSQTSALILASIHNSYKCLELLVEYGADIQLNLGGTALHWAQQLDWPESVNVLHNAQFKHILAGLESDDDLNSSGSESTNVDDEADSVDGGESVRKNSVHEIDTNLSPLLSIWYFVQWLDVSEPIQKMVGKGHDVNVQDRYGRTGLHLAVDDQNVPALRTLLSLGADCNIPDSCGATPFWHAVYWNKESMIKELMFANVVTECRAHKDAGKFRLPYLEGLNPDPGCCTVSTLSVAVKKNFPFIVHLLLEAGYKTASEDMEELISIAKPESKAILTDYSSQPRSLFAHARNYVRDTCGRNIHRLVRDVDLPFRARDCLLLRDLFDLKIEPDF